A stretch of Onychomys torridus chromosome 2, mOncTor1.1, whole genome shotgun sequence DNA encodes these proteins:
- the LOC118578270 gene encoding glutathione S-transferase P: MPRYSIIYFPVRGRCEAMRMLLADQGQSWKEEVVTIDTWKQGLLKSSYLYGQLPKFEDGDLTLYQSNAILRHLGRSFGLYGKDQREAALVDMVNDGVEDLRCKYASLIYTKYEDGKDDYVKALPGHLKPFETLLSQNQGGKAFIVGDQISFADYNLLDLLLIHQVLAPGCLDSFPLLSAYVARLSARPKIKAFLSSPDHVNRPINGNGKQ; the protein is encoded by the coding sequence ATGCCTCGGTACTCCATTATCTACTTCCCAGTTCGAGGGCGCTGTGAGGCCATGCGCATGCTGCTGGCTGACCAGGGCCAGAGCTGGAAGGAGGAGGTGGTGACCATAGATACCTGGAAGCAAGGCTTGCTCAAGTCCTCCTATCTCTATGGGCAGCTCCCCAAGTTTGAGGATGGAGATCTCACCCTGTACCAATCTAATGCCATCTTGAGGCACCTGGGACGATCCTTTGGGCTTTATGGGAAAGACCAGAGGGAGGCTGCTCTGGTGGATATGGTGAATGATGGGGTGGAAGACCTTCGCTGTAAATatgccagcctcatctacaccAAATACGAGGATGGCAAGGATGACTATGTGAAGGCCTTGCCTGGACACCTGAAGCCTTTTGAGACCCTGCTGTCCCAGAACCAAGGAGGTAAAGCCTTCATCGTGGGTGACCAGATCTCCTTTGCCGATTACAACTTGCTAGACCTGCTGCTGATCCACCAGGTCCTGgcccctggctgcctggacagcttCCCCCTGCTCTCTGCCTATGTGGCACGTCTCAGTGCCCGGCCCAAGATCAAGGCCTTCCTGTCCTCCCCCGACCATGTGAACCGGCCCATCAACGGCAATGGCAAACAGTAA